Proteins found in one Nymphalis io chromosome 4, ilAglIoxx1.1, whole genome shotgun sequence genomic segment:
- the LOC126768196 gene encoding protein phosphatase 1 regulatory subunit 36-like, whose product MADDEDEGGFGGLYEDGHWVWDEVTEALVFISDLPPKPVETIQIPIKAPTGTIEFRDDVDLIEQIRFRRRYQRKLKPGQPDIITTQDVKDIALYTAPVNILSPMLINMLHLPTTERFIRALVLCCQYYLQIADEMVNRIIELDTKVRTPQCETVENEFRDNLSDLRLLVAKEYSTMLIGGNDTKKFHHMGPQKKRRSLSDKDARFFETLLRVCVQIVWLALGRKSFNQIELEVNRVFKSEIFNAVEHNLHTGYIGKMAKEERAVLLGHCVRRDKKLNTRSPLMNEVFCHREIDYRLLGLGVIKCFQPTPRLLYLMHAVAGPEEKLSELGIALGIIGMSRSAFDTMLRPLPTASETGKSKASVSSQSYGSKSSTSSSMRKSQLSPQKLYSNIILPRKESRIVFFPPQFPDEPEEIRPCSETQRRRWQNRLQRLLHPH is encoded by the exons TGACCTTCCACCAAAACCGGTAGAAACGATTCAGATACCTATCAAAGCTCCAACTGGAACAATTGAATTCAGAGACGATGTTGACCTTATAGAGCAG attcgATTTCGACGGCGTTATCAAAGGAAATTAAAACCGGGCCAACCAGATATTATAACAACTCAG GATGTTAAAGACATAGCGCTATATACTGCtccagtaaatattttaagtccaatgttaataaatatgttacatCTTCCTACTACGGAGAGATTCATTAGAGCGCTTGTACTCTGTTGCCAGTATTATTTACAG atagcAGACGAAATGGTAAATCGTATTATTGAATTGGACACAAAAGTACGGACGCCACAATGTGAAACAGTTGAAAACGAATTCCGAGACAATTTATCGGATTTGAGACTTTTAGTAGCGAAAGAATACAGCACTATGCTCATTG GTGGAAATGACACGAAAAAATTCCATCACATGGGACCCCAGAAGAAACGTCGATCATTATCTGATAAAGATGCTCGATTTTTCGAGACACTGCTACGAGTCTGTGTTCAAATAGTATGGCTGGCTCTCGGTCGCAAGTCTTTCAATCAGATAG aattggAAGTGAATAGAGTATTCAAGTCTGAGATATTCAATGCTGTGGAGCATAATCTACACACTGGGTATATCGGGAAGATGGCTAAGGAGGAACGTGCTGTGTTGCTGGGTCATTGCGTGCGACGCGACAAGAAACTTAACACTCGCTCGCCACTCATGAACGAGGTGTTCTGTCACAGGGAAATTGATTATCGTCTTTTGGGACTAGGAGTTATCAAATGTTTTCA ACCAACCCCGCGCCTTCTCTACTTGATGCACGCGGTGGCGGGTCCAGAAGAGAAATTGTCAGAATTGGGAATCGCTCTTGGAATCATTGGTATGTCGCGATCTGCTTTCGATACAATGTTACGACCCTTACCGACCGCTTCGGAAACTGGAAAATCGAAGGCTTCAGT GTCTTCACAGAGCTATGGGTCTAAAAGCAGTACAAGTAGTTCCATGAGAAAAAGTCAACTGTCTCctcaaaaattatattcaaatattatactgCCGCGGAAGGAGTCGCGAAT cgTGTTTTTTCCTCCACAATTTCCCGATGAGCCAGAGGAAATTCGACCATGTAGCGAGACACAACGGCGACGCTGGCAAAATAGACTTCAAAGACTTCTTCACCCGCACTAA